In a single window of the Gemmatimonadota bacterium genome:
- a CDS encoding SRPBCC family protein, translating to MKRFHFRHRKGHCPELQHEEHSGAIHASAERVFELLDDQTRLTEHMSKRSWKLGWGKMETVLDAQRGRSVGSHIVLRGRVFGVRLHLDEVVTRRDPPLGKTWETVGEPRLLVMGPYHMGFDLAPVGAQTNLRVVIDYELPAKGISWVLGRLLGRSYARWCTRRMVREAQHAFTR from the coding sequence GTGAAGCGCTTTCATTTTCGTCATCGCAAAGGTCACTGCCCGGAGCTGCAGCATGAGGAACACAGCGGAGCGATCCACGCCTCGGCCGAACGGGTCTTCGAACTGCTAGACGATCAGACGCGCCTGACGGAACATATGAGCAAGCGCTCGTGGAAGCTCGGGTGGGGGAAAATGGAGACGGTGCTCGACGCGCAGCGCGGGCGCTCGGTGGGGTCGCACATCGTCCTGCGCGGGCGGGTATTCGGGGTCCGTTTGCATCTCGATGAGGTTGTGACCCGCCGCGATCCGCCGCTCGGCAAAACCTGGGAAACAGTCGGCGAGCCGCGGCTACTCGTGATGGGGCCATATCACATGGGCTTCGACCTCGCGCCAGTCGGGGCGCAGACGAATTTGCGTGTCGTGATCGACTACGAGCTTCCGGCCAAGGGGATCTCCTGGGTCCTGGGCCGGCTTCTGGGACGATCATACGCGCGATGGTGTACGCGGCGGATGGTTCGGGAGGCCCAGCACGCCTTCACACGGTAA
- a CDS encoding copper-translocating P-type ATPase: MMADPSHAKAMESDMRRRFWVALAFTVPTALLAGHLPGVPMLVEAPLSSWLGLALATPVVWWCGWIFIVGSYDALRKRKLDMSVLIATGVLAAYLSSVYLTIVGYPVAYYEAATMLVTFVLFGHWMEMKSRRGTSDALRALFDLVPPMARVLRDGNEVEVPTSEVVTGDLLRLRPGDKIPVDGELTEGNTDVDEALVTGESVPVARHSGDAVVGGSINVTAAVTMRATRIGRDTVLAQIAALVATAQNSKAPGQRLADRAAAILVVVAVSAGVLTFLGWRFVADEPFLTALTFAISAVVIACPDALGLATPTAVAVATGLGAKHNILIKDAATLEGVSRIQTIVLDKTGTLTEGKPSVTDVAAAAGVDEASVLSAAAAASGQSSHPLSLAITTAASERRATPAQPATNVENLAGFGLKARLGDDILLTGNAKLLEQDGIDLAPVREAADRLAAAGRSITYVALAGRAIGVIGITDAIRPSSAGAIRELRQMGITPVLLSGDLRPVAERVAAEVGIEKVFAEVRPEQKASYVKQLQDAGQFTAMVGDGVNDAPALAQSDIGIAIGAGTDVAIQAAQVVLMRSDPADIAKAVRLSKATVRKMKQNLVWASVYNILAIPVAAGVFYRSLGWSLRPEVSALLMSASSIIVALNAVSLRRAKF, translated from the coding sequence ATGATGGCGGATCCATCGCACGCGAAGGCGATGGAATCGGATATGCGCCGTCGGTTCTGGGTGGCGCTCGCCTTCACCGTCCCGACGGCGCTGTTGGCCGGGCACCTGCCGGGTGTTCCCATGCTGGTCGAGGCACCGCTCAGCAGCTGGCTCGGGCTGGCCCTCGCGACACCCGTCGTCTGGTGGTGCGGTTGGATTTTCATCGTCGGCAGCTACGACGCCCTCAGGAAGCGAAAGCTCGACATGTCGGTCCTGATTGCGACTGGCGTCCTCGCAGCGTACCTGAGCAGCGTCTACCTCACCATCGTCGGCTATCCCGTCGCCTATTACGAAGCGGCGACGATGCTGGTGACCTTCGTCCTGTTCGGTCACTGGATGGAGATGAAGTCCCGTCGCGGCACCTCCGATGCGCTCCGAGCGCTGTTCGACCTGGTGCCACCGATGGCTCGTGTGTTACGTGACGGGAACGAGGTCGAGGTTCCGACGAGTGAAGTAGTGACCGGGGATCTGCTCCGACTCCGGCCTGGGGACAAGATTCCCGTCGATGGGGAACTCACAGAGGGTAACACCGACGTTGATGAAGCATTGGTGACCGGTGAGAGCGTCCCGGTGGCGAGACACTCCGGTGATGCGGTGGTTGGTGGGTCAATCAATGTCACGGCAGCTGTGACAATGCGGGCGACGAGGATCGGTCGCGATACCGTGCTCGCCCAGATCGCGGCGCTCGTGGCCACCGCCCAGAATTCCAAGGCACCGGGTCAGCGTCTTGCCGACCGCGCGGCAGCGATCCTGGTCGTCGTCGCGGTGTCAGCCGGAGTACTCACCTTTCTGGGCTGGCGCTTTGTGGCAGACGAGCCGTTTCTGACGGCGTTGACCTTTGCGATCTCGGCGGTGGTCATCGCCTGCCCGGACGCCTTGGGCCTCGCGACACCCACGGCAGTCGCTGTTGCGACGGGGCTCGGTGCCAAGCACAACATCCTGATCAAGGACGCTGCCACACTCGAGGGCGTGAGCAGAATCCAGACCATCGTACTCGACAAGACCGGTACCCTGACCGAGGGAAAGCCAAGCGTGACCGACGTTGCCGCTGCAGCCGGCGTCGATGAGGCGTCCGTGCTCAGTGCGGCTGCCGCCGCTTCGGGCCAGTCGAGCCACCCACTCTCTCTCGCCATCACAACTGCTGCCTCCGAGCGCAGAGCAACGCCGGCGCAGCCTGCAACGAACGTCGAAAACCTTGCGGGTTTCGGACTGAAGGCCCGTCTCGGCGATGACATTCTGCTCACCGGTAACGCGAAGTTGCTCGAACAGGATGGCATCGACCTCGCGCCGGTGCGCGAGGCCGCCGATCGGCTGGCCGCCGCTGGTCGATCGATCACCTATGTGGCGCTCGCTGGCCGAGCGATCGGGGTCATCGGCATCACCGATGCCATCAGGCCAAGTTCCGCCGGTGCCATCCGGGAACTCCGTCAGATGGGAATTACACCCGTACTCTTGAGTGGAGACCTGCGCCCGGTTGCGGAGCGAGTCGCCGCTGAGGTGGGAATCGAAAAGGTATTCGCTGAGGTGCGACCGGAACAAAAGGCCAGCTATGTGAAGCAGCTGCAGGATGCCGGACAGTTCACTGCGATGGTGGGTGACGGCGTCAACGACGCCCCGGCGCTCGCCCAGTCCGACATCGGCATTGCCATCGGGGCCGGCACGGATGTCGCAATCCAGGCAGCACAGGTCGTCTTGATGCGGTCCGACCCGGCAGACATTGCCAAAGCGGTCCGCCTCAGCAAGGCCACCGTCCGCAAAATGAAACAGAACCTGGTCTGGGCGAGCGTGTACAACATCCTGGCGATCCCGGTGGCGGCCGGAGTGTTCTATCGATCGCTGGGTTGGTCATTGCGTCCGGAGGTTTCGGCGCTGTTGATGTCGGCCTCGTCGATTATCGTGGCGCTGAACGCCGTCTCATTGCGCCGCGCCAAGTTCTGA
- a CDS encoding CusA/CzcA family heavy metal efflux RND transporter: protein MLRRLIDWSVSNRLIVLIFTIAVIGGGMWAINRTPLEALPDLSDVQVIVQAEYNDQAPRIVEDQVTYPIAAEMLKVPGSRTVRGYSFFGISFVYIIFEDGTDLYWARSRVLEYLSGIKGKLPANVTPTLGPDATGLGWVYQYALEDTTGRKSLAELRSIQDWYLRYALTAVPGVSEVAALGGFEKQYQVDLDPAKLLGYRIPITAVMAAIQNANADIGAMVVELSEREYMVRGLGYLKSLADIENVVVGATASGTPIRVAELGRVSVGPAVRRGIAELDGRGDAVGGIVVMRFGQNALATIGRVKAKIQEIQRGLPEGVVLTPVYDRSDLINRAIENLRGKLLEESLVVAVVCIVFLLHARSALVAILTLPLGILMAFIAMRWVGVGADIMSLGGIAIAIGAMIDAAIVMIENMHKHLERAVDAKEHAVGREPAGRALDTGVLTTEERWQVVRESAREVGPALFISLLIITVSFIPVFTLEGQEGRLFKPLAFTKTFAMAAASLLSLTIVPVTMGLFIRGKIYRERANPINRWLIAVYRPVITFVLRSRWPVVGGAVVALVLTLIPWSRIGGEFMPPLGEGTILFMPTTLPGVSVARAREILKVQDGILKSFPEVDHVWGKAGRANTATDPAGLDMFETTITLKPESEWREGMTYDALVAAMDSAVRLPGITNAWTMPIKARIDMLATGIRTPVGIKLFGPDLAELERLGKEVERAVQMVRGTRSAFAERAVSGYYLDIDIDRAAAARHGLNIGDVQTVIATAVGGMVITQTVEGRERYGVRIRYPTELRDNPERLAAVLIPTIHGLAPGQGTSAAASMGDAATSGGGEAFVPLGQIATIKQVAGPMVIRTEGAQPTAWVYVDVVGRDIGGYVADAKSQVERAVTLPPGYTMVWSGQFEYMQRAKERMKLVIPATLAIIFLLLYFNFKSVGETLIVMLSLPFALVGGIWLIWLLGYNWSVAVAIGFIALSGVAAETGVVMLIYLDHAWAARSKATGSPSLRDLYEAVMEGAVERVRPKMMTVTAIMAGLLPILWGSGAGASVMKRIAAPMVGGMVSSTILTLVVIPAVYSLWKERGVRAGPLATSPPALAK, encoded by the coding sequence ATGCTTAGACGGCTCATCGACTGGTCGGTGTCAAACCGGCTCATCGTCCTCATCTTCACGATCGCGGTGATTGGCGGCGGAATGTGGGCCATCAACCGTACGCCGCTCGAGGCGTTGCCCGATCTCAGCGATGTGCAAGTGATCGTGCAGGCCGAGTACAACGACCAGGCACCCAGGATCGTTGAAGACCAGGTCACCTATCCCATCGCGGCCGAGATGCTCAAGGTGCCGGGGTCGCGAACGGTGCGTGGTTACTCGTTTTTCGGGATCTCCTTCGTCTACATCATCTTCGAAGACGGGACCGACCTCTATTGGGCACGCTCACGAGTCCTTGAGTACCTGAGCGGCATCAAGGGAAAGCTTCCCGCGAACGTGACCCCCACACTCGGGCCCGACGCGACCGGTCTGGGCTGGGTGTATCAGTACGCCCTCGAAGACACCACCGGGCGCAAGAGTCTCGCCGAATTGCGCAGTATCCAGGACTGGTACCTCCGGTATGCACTGACGGCGGTGCCCGGAGTCTCGGAAGTCGCGGCGCTCGGCGGGTTCGAAAAGCAATATCAGGTGGACCTCGATCCAGCCAAGCTGCTCGGCTATCGCATCCCGATCACCGCGGTCATGGCGGCAATTCAGAATGCGAATGCCGATATCGGGGCCATGGTGGTGGAGCTGTCCGAGCGGGAGTACATGGTGCGCGGATTGGGCTACCTCAAGTCGCTCGCCGATATCGAGAACGTCGTCGTCGGTGCCACCGCCAGTGGGACACCGATTCGCGTCGCCGAACTGGGTCGCGTGAGCGTCGGTCCCGCTGTCCGACGAGGGATTGCGGAACTGGACGGACGTGGGGACGCCGTGGGCGGGATCGTAGTGATGCGCTTCGGTCAGAACGCGCTCGCCACGATCGGCCGGGTCAAGGCGAAGATTCAGGAGATTCAGCGGGGGCTTCCTGAGGGTGTCGTGCTCACCCCGGTCTACGATCGGAGCGATCTGATCAACCGGGCGATCGAAAATCTACGTGGCAAGTTGCTCGAGGAAAGCCTGGTCGTTGCGGTGGTCTGCATCGTGTTCCTGCTCCACGCCCGCTCGGCCCTGGTGGCCATACTGACATTGCCGCTCGGAATCCTGATGGCGTTCATTGCGATGCGGTGGGTCGGCGTGGGGGCCGACATCATGTCGCTCGGCGGTATCGCGATCGCGATCGGCGCAATGATCGATGCCGCCATCGTGATGATCGAGAACATGCACAAACATCTGGAACGCGCCGTGGACGCCAAGGAGCACGCCGTCGGGCGGGAGCCGGCGGGACGTGCCCTGGATACCGGAGTCCTCACCACTGAGGAGCGATGGCAGGTGGTCCGCGAGTCCGCCAGAGAGGTCGGTCCTGCGCTGTTCATCTCCCTGCTCATCATCACAGTGTCGTTCATTCCGGTATTCACACTGGAGGGGCAGGAAGGCCGGCTCTTCAAGCCCCTCGCCTTTACCAAGACCTTCGCGATGGCCGCCGCGAGCCTCCTTTCTCTCACCATCGTGCCGGTCACGATGGGGCTCTTCATCCGAGGGAAGATCTACCGGGAACGCGCCAACCCCATCAATCGCTGGCTCATCGCGGTCTACCGACCGGTCATCACCTTCGTGTTGCGGAGTCGTTGGCCGGTCGTGGGTGGAGCGGTGGTGGCGCTGGTGCTGACGCTGATTCCCTGGTCGCGCATCGGCGGGGAGTTCATGCCGCCGCTCGGCGAAGGCACCATCCTCTTCATGCCGACCACATTGCCCGGGGTGAGCGTGGCGCGCGCGAGGGAAATCCTCAAGGTCCAGGACGGGATACTGAAGAGTTTCCCGGAAGTTGATCACGTCTGGGGCAAGGCGGGGCGCGCCAACACGGCGACCGACCCCGCGGGGCTCGATATGTTCGAGACGACCATCACCCTCAAGCCCGAGTCGGAGTGGCGTGAGGGGATGACGTATGACGCCCTCGTGGCGGCGATGGACTCAGCGGTGCGGCTGCCGGGCATCACCAACGCCTGGACGATGCCGATCAAGGCGCGTATCGATATGCTCGCCACCGGCATTCGCACGCCGGTGGGAATCAAGTTGTTCGGCCCCGACCTGGCCGAACTTGAGCGACTCGGGAAGGAGGTAGAGCGTGCGGTGCAAATGGTGCGCGGCACTCGCAGCGCCTTCGCCGAGCGGGCGGTGTCAGGCTATTACCTCGACATCGATATCGACCGCGCTGCGGCGGCGCGTCACGGTCTCAATATCGGCGACGTGCAGACGGTGATCGCGACTGCGGTCGGAGGAATGGTCATTACCCAGACCGTGGAAGGACGTGAGCGTTACGGCGTCCGGATTCGCTACCCGACAGAACTGCGCGATAACCCTGAGCGGCTGGCCGCGGTCCTGATCCCCACGATCCACGGGCTCGCCCCCGGCCAGGGGACCTCGGCAGCCGCCTCGATGGGCGATGCCGCCACGAGCGGCGGAGGGGAGGCGTTCGTTCCACTTGGCCAGATTGCAACCATCAAGCAGGTCGCTGGCCCGATGGTCATACGTACCGAGGGCGCTCAGCCAACGGCGTGGGTGTACGTGGACGTGGTTGGGCGGGACATCGGCGGATACGTGGCAGACGCCAAGAGCCAGGTGGAGCGGGCGGTGACGTTGCCCCCCGGATACACGATGGTCTGGAGTGGACAGTTCGAGTATATGCAGCGGGCGAAGGAACGGATGAAGCTGGTGATTCCGGCGACGCTGGCGATCATCTTCCTGCTGCTCTATTTCAATTTCAAGAGCGTCGGCGAGACGCTGATCGTGATGCTCTCTCTCCCCTTCGCCCTGGTGGGTGGCATCTGGCTGATCTGGCTGCTGGGCTACAACTGGTCCGTGGCGGTGGCCATCGGGTTCATCGCGCTTTCCGGGGTGGCGGCGGAAACCGGGGTCGTGATGCTGATCTACCTCGACCATGCGTGGGCCGCTCGTAGCAAAGCCACAGGGAGCCCCTCCCTCCGCGACCTGTACGAGGCAGTCATGGAAGGAGCCGTCGAACGCGTGCGACCCAAGATGATGACGGTGACGGCCATCATGGCAGGTCTCCTTCCGATTTTGTGGGGGTCAGGAGCGGGGGCGAGCGTAATGAAGCGAATCGCGGCACCGATGGTGGGCGGGATGGTCAGCAGCACCATCCTGACGCTCGTCGTCATCCCTGCGGTCTACTCGCTCTGGAAGGAACGCGGTGTGAGGGCCGGTCCGCTCGCAACGTCGCCTCCGGCGCTGGCAAAGTGA
- a CDS encoding TolC family protein gives MRALLILTVVCTLGVCWIVTPLGAQVSPGDRVLHLADVYQALGSGNAQIEAARQMAIAAEARVKPASTLSDPQIQFGLMNRNLPGFGLQDPLGMNQVQVMQMIPIAGQLGLTGRAAAARASAARARASDVGWELRARVAMAFYEIYQLDRAIEVNAATRTLLRDIATTARTMYSVGRGRQADVLRSSIEIDRMSEEVARMKAMREAAAARLNALLDRPADTDVPTPALPRFPETIPSADSLERLALAGRPMLLAGESEVAAAVAAEQRARREIWPDLQLGAIYGQRPMASGTDRMVSLMLGFSVPIWAGRRQFEMRRETEAMRLGAEAELRSMRADTRGRLGELAAAVRRSRALRALYNSSILPQAEATVSAALSAYQAGEVDLPMLLEARMTAYRYRQQLSQLDADEGTALAEIEMLLGRALFDSAVSEPVKSQGAPR, from the coding sequence GTGAGAGCGCTTCTGATCCTGACCGTAGTCTGCACGCTCGGCGTCTGCTGGATCGTCACTCCGCTTGGGGCCCAGGTCTCACCAGGCGATCGGGTGCTGCACCTCGCCGATGTGTATCAAGCGCTCGGCAGCGGGAATGCGCAGATCGAAGCGGCACGGCAGATGGCCATCGCCGCCGAGGCGCGTGTCAAGCCAGCGAGTACCCTCTCCGACCCGCAAATCCAGTTTGGCCTCATGAATCGGAATCTCCCCGGCTTCGGTCTGCAGGATCCGCTTGGAATGAACCAGGTGCAGGTGATGCAGATGATTCCGATCGCTGGTCAACTCGGGCTCACAGGGCGCGCGGCGGCAGCACGGGCGAGTGCGGCCCGCGCCCGCGCCTCCGATGTTGGCTGGGAGCTCCGCGCGCGGGTCGCGATGGCATTTTACGAGATCTACCAGCTCGATCGCGCGATCGAGGTGAACGCTGCGACTCGGACACTCCTGCGCGATATCGCAACGACAGCGCGCACGATGTACTCGGTGGGCAGGGGTCGCCAAGCAGACGTGCTCCGGTCATCCATCGAGATCGACCGGATGAGTGAAGAGGTCGCGCGGATGAAGGCAATGCGAGAGGCGGCGGCCGCGCGACTCAATGCCTTGCTCGACCGACCTGCCGATACCGATGTGCCGACACCAGCGCTTCCCCGGTTTCCCGAAACGATTCCCTCCGCCGACTCGCTGGAACGGCTGGCACTTGCCGGTCGTCCGATGCTCCTCGCTGGCGAGTCGGAGGTTGCCGCCGCCGTGGCGGCGGAACAACGCGCTCGCCGCGAGATCTGGCCCGACCTCCAGCTCGGCGCGATCTACGGCCAGCGACCCATGGCAAGCGGCACTGACCGGATGGTCAGCCTGATGCTGGGATTCTCGGTGCCGATCTGGGCTGGCCGCCGCCAGTTCGAGATGCGTCGCGAAACCGAGGCGATGCGGCTCGGTGCTGAGGCGGAATTGCGCAGCATGCGAGCAGACACTCGGGGGAGGCTTGGCGAACTGGCTGCAGCGGTACGACGCAGCCGCGCGCTCCGCGCCCTCTACAACAGCAGCATTCTGCCCCAGGCGGAAGCGACCGTGAGCGCAGCACTGTCGGCATATCAAGCCGGCGAGGTGGACTTGCCGATGCTGCTTGAAGCGCGGATGACGGCATACCGCTATCGCCAGCAATTGTCCCAGCTGGACGCCGATGAGGGGACGGCCCTGGCCGAAATCGAGATGCTCCTCGGTCGAGCCCTCTTCGACTCGGCGGTCTCCGAACCAGTGAAGTCGCAGGGAGCCCCACGATGA
- a CDS encoding efflux RND transporter periplasmic adaptor subunit: MIRRDERSPDGADLSPFRSAGRRRIGRVPALVIFGAVLLVAFLAVRLAGRRTEPPVASNKQADAVSPTEQSAMPVKLSDEQARRIGVTYAPVRLGALGRVVRTVAVVAYDETRIKAVTARVDGWVERLYLDFNGEAVRIGDPLFTLYSPMLVSAQQELLLAKQLRERVANGSVDAIRGADELLASARQRLLYWDVPASDVEQIEASGTIRKALTFRSPVRGVVIEKSIIGGQRIMAGETLFRVADLSIVWLEGEIFERDLPSVRLGLEVVAEFAALPGAPRSGRITYIYPTLNPETRTARVRVELANPQLALKPGMYATFTFAAMTEPVLSVPRSALLSTGKRDLVFIRRPDGALVARNVTVGLATDERIEILTGLTRSDTVVASATFLVDAESNLSSLLGGMGNMPGMGGSVAPSTTPVRPGKGTAPVVGKPAPKDTMRMKMPE, encoded by the coding sequence ATGATTCGGCGCGACGAGCGTTCACCAGACGGAGCCGACCTGTCGCCATTCCGTTCCGCTGGTCGGCGTCGGATCGGCCGAGTGCCGGCATTGGTGATTTTTGGTGCCGTGCTGTTAGTGGCGTTCCTCGCGGTCCGACTCGCAGGTCGGCGGACGGAACCGCCAGTGGCCTCCAACAAGCAGGCCGATGCCGTGTCGCCCACCGAACAGAGCGCGATGCCCGTCAAGTTGTCGGATGAGCAAGCCCGTCGGATCGGCGTCACCTATGCCCCGGTACGACTGGGGGCGCTTGGGCGGGTCGTGCGCACCGTCGCGGTGGTGGCGTACGATGAGACTAGAATCAAAGCGGTGACGGCGCGTGTCGATGGCTGGGTCGAGCGCCTCTATCTCGACTTCAACGGCGAAGCGGTGCGGATTGGCGATCCGCTCTTCACTCTCTACTCCCCGATGCTCGTCTCGGCCCAGCAGGAGCTCCTCCTCGCCAAGCAACTTCGCGAGCGGGTCGCCAACGGCTCAGTCGACGCAATTCGCGGGGCGGACGAACTCCTGGCATCGGCGAGGCAACGGCTCCTGTACTGGGACGTGCCTGCGAGTGATGTCGAACAAATCGAAGCAAGCGGTACCATCCGGAAGGCGCTCACCTTCCGGTCGCCGGTGCGGGGGGTCGTGATCGAGAAGTCGATTATCGGCGGCCAACGGATCATGGCCGGTGAGACGCTGTTCCGGGTTGCGGACCTCAGCATCGTCTGGCTGGAGGGGGAGATTTTCGAGCGCGACCTCCCCTCGGTCCGCCTTGGTCTGGAGGTAGTCGCCGAATTCGCGGCGTTGCCCGGTGCTCCGCGCAGTGGGCGCATCACATACATCTACCCCACGCTAAATCCCGAAACACGGACGGCACGAGTTCGGGTTGAGCTGGCGAATCCTCAGCTTGCGCTCAAGCCCGGGATGTACGCGACCTTCACCTTCGCTGCAATGACCGAGCCCGTCCTCAGCGTGCCGCGCTCGGCCCTCCTCTCCACGGGAAAGCGGGACCTGGTGTTCATCCGCCGTCCGGATGGTGCCCTCGTGGCACGCAATGTCACCGTTGGCCTGGCGACCGATGAACGCATCGAGATCCTCACCGGCCTGACGCGATCGGATACGGTCGTGGCTTCGGCGACCTTTCTGGTGGACGCCGAGTCGAATCTGAGCAGCCTACTCGGAGGGATGGGGAATATGCCCGGGATGGGCGGCTCGGTGGCCCCGTCAACCACCCCCGTCCGGCCGGGGAAGGGTACGGCACCTGTCGTCGGGAAGCCGGCCCCCAAAGACACCATGCGCATGAAGATGCCGGAATGA
- a CDS encoding zinc-dependent alcohol dehydrogenase family protein: MHALVYNGPGQRAWEARPKPAIQLPTDAVVRMTTASICGTDLHIMKGDVPTVEPGRILGHEGVGIIDSVGSAVTNFAVGDRVIISCITSCGQCDNCRRGMYSHCRNGGWILGHLIDGTQAEYVRIPYASTSLHRLPEEIDEAAAAMLSDILPTGYECGVQNGEVKPGDVVAIVGAGPIGLAALLTAQFYSPAEIIVIDVDEARLAVASKLGATFTVTNADGKAAERVMEHTAGAGVDVAIEAVGTPVTFDICQDILGAGGHLANIGVHGRPVSLKLDRLWSHNITLRTRLVDTVTTPMLLKAVVAGRVHPATLVTHRFALADTMKAYDTFANAAGEHAIKVMLVAG, translated from the coding sequence ATGCACGCCCTGGTCTACAACGGCCCGGGCCAGCGAGCCTGGGAAGCCCGTCCGAAGCCGGCTATACAACTTCCCACGGACGCCGTTGTCCGAATGACAACCGCGTCCATCTGCGGAACGGACCTGCATATCATGAAGGGGGACGTACCGACCGTCGAGCCGGGGCGCATCCTCGGGCACGAGGGCGTCGGCATCATCGACTCAGTTGGCTCGGCGGTGACAAATTTCGCCGTCGGTGACCGCGTCATCATCTCGTGCATCACGTCCTGCGGCCAGTGCGACAACTGCCGCCGCGGGATGTACTCGCACTGCCGCAACGGGGGCTGGATTCTCGGTCACCTGATCGACGGCACCCAGGCCGAGTACGTGCGGATCCCGTATGCCAGCACGAGTCTGCACCGTCTTCCGGAGGAAATCGACGAAGCAGCCGCAGCGATGCTCAGCGACATTCTCCCGACAGGGTATGAATGCGGTGTCCAGAATGGCGAAGTCAAGCCGGGTGACGTCGTTGCCATCGTCGGTGCCGGTCCGATCGGATTGGCCGCGCTGCTCACGGCGCAGTTCTATTCGCCGGCGGAGATCATCGTGATCGACGTGGATGAGGCTCGGCTGGCCGTGGCGAGCAAGCTCGGCGCAACCTTCACCGTCACCAATGCGGATGGCAAGGCGGCCGAGCGAGTGATGGAGCACACCGCGGGGGCCGGCGTGGATGTCGCCATCGAGGCGGTGGGCACTCCCGTCACCTTCGATATATGTCAGGATATCCTCGGTGCTGGCGGTCATCTCGCCAATATCGGCGTGCATGGCCGTCCGGTGTCACTCAAGCTCGACCGACTGTGGTCCCACAACATCACGCTGCGTACCCGACTGGTGGACACCGTTACGACACCGATGTTGCTCAAGGCCGTCGTCGCTGGCCGGGTCCACCCGGCTACCCTGGTCACGCATCGGTTCGCGCTCGCGGACACGATGAAGGCGTACGATACGTTCGCCAACGCCGCTGGCGAGCACGCGATCAAGGTCATGCTCGTGGCTGGCTGA